CCGCACGAATTCCCCGCGGCCCTGGATGGTGGGCCAGTAGTGGAGTTGATAGGTGGTCATGCAGCCATGGTGTCAGGCTCCGCATGCCCCTGCAACCGCCCCGCTCTTAGGGCCCTCAGAGCCCCTCGGCAAGCTCCACTGCGCGGCGCCTGGCCTCAGCCCTTGCACCGGCATCGACGTCCGGCCCCATCAGCGTCTTCTCGACCACCACGGAGCGCACCTCGCGCACGCCGATGAAGCGCAGCCAGGTCTCGATGTAGGGCAGCTGAAAGTCGAGCGCGTGCGCTGAGCCGTCCTTTCCCAGCGGGTAGTCCAGGCCCCTCGCGCACACCACGGTCGCGCACCGCGTCTGCAGCATGCCCGACAGGCCCGAGGCGTCGAAGCGGAACAGCACGTCCTTGTGCGACACCACGTCGATCAGGTGCTTCAGCTTGTAGGGAATACCAAAGTTCCACAGCGGCATCGCCAGCACGATGTGATCCGCCGCGTGGAAAGGCGCGGCAATGCGCCGCACCTCGTCCCAGGCCGTTTGCTGGGCGGCGGTGAGCGGCACGCCGTTGATGCCGGCGTACTTGGCGTCGAGCATGTCCTGCGACAGCTCCGGGAGCGCCATCGTCCAGGGGTTCAGCGTGGTGACATGGCATGCCGGGTGGACGCGCTTGACTTCGTCGATGAAGGCGCCGGCCACTTCGATGCTGGCGGAGCGCGTGGTCCTTGGCGAGGTCTCGATGTACAGGAGTTCTTTCATGGCGTGCAGGGGTGAGTGGTTCAGAAGGCCAAGGCTAGGCAGCACGAACCCTGCACACAAGCAACATAATTTGCAGCCATTCAGAACCAATCTCACTGAAACCGATGCTCGACTCCCAACAGCTGCGCGCCTTCGTCTCGGTGGCCGACCACGGCAGCGTGACCCGGGCGGCCGAAGCCATGCACCTGACGCAATCGGCCGTGAGCGCGCAGATCCGGCGGCTGGAAGAGCAGCTGGGCTGCCGCGTCTTCGACCGCACCACCCGGTCGCTGCAGCTCACGGCCCAGGGCAGCGTGCTGCTGAGCTATGCCCGGAGCATCCTCAACCTGCAGCAGCAGGCGGTCTCCAGGCTTGCGGCGCCCCGCCATGCGCCGGCGACGCTGCGCCTCGGATGCTCGGAGGGGTTTTCCAGCGAATGGCTGTTCGCCGCGCTCGCGGGCTTTCGCCAGCGCAGGCCCGACGTGCATGTGGAAATCACCTGCGGCATCAGCACGGTGCTTGCCAGGCAGGTGCGGCAGCGCTCGCTGGACCTGATGGTCGGCACGGTCTGCGACGCCGGCAGCGACACCGAAACGCTCTGGATGGAACCGCTGGTGTGGGCCTTTTCGGAAAGGGCGCTGCTCGACCCCGATGCCCCCGCCCCGCTCGCGTTTCTGTCGGAGCCCTGCCCGTTCCGCGAAGCCGCGCTCGCCTCGCTGGCCGGCCACGGAACGACGAACTGGCAGATCGTGCTGACCGCGCAGAGTTCTGGCGCCCTGGCGGCCGCCGCGGCCGCCGGCCTGGCCATTACCGTGCTGACGCCTTCCGGCATGCCGCCCTTGCTGCGCTCCATTGCGCCGGGCAGCTTCCTGCCGCCGCTGCCGCCCGCCCGCTTCGTGATCCAGCAGGCCGAAGGGAGCACGGCGCCGGAGCCGCTGGCAGCGCTGGTCGACGAGGTGCGCGAGGCCTGCTTTCGATGGCGCGGGGCGCATGCGCTGCCGCCCCGGCCCTGACTCATCGGCAGGCCACTCGCTGGCACAGATTCTGCTCGCCACATCAACGCGGAGTAGAAGCGGTCAGCAGATGCACCATCTGCGGGACATTGCTCCGGATGACATCCAGGCAAGCCTCGTTTTGCTTCGTGCGTTTCATCCGCTCCGCCGGCATCTGCCGGTGCTTTCAGCGGACGGCTTCGCATGGTGGCGATGCAGCGCCTGGATATTTCTTCCAAGGCAACGCATCCACAGGGACGAACGCATGAAATTCTTCAATACTGGCCGCTCCACGCTGCTGCGGCGCTGGACCTTCCCCTTGTCGCTGATCGCGGCCATCGCTGCACCCGCGCATGGCGCCGACAAGCTCCGGTTCGGCTTGAACTGGTACCCGCAGGCCGAGCATTGCGGCTGGTTCCAGGCGCAGGCCGCCGGGCTGTACAAGAAGGCCGGCCTGGAGGTGGAACTGATCGGCGGCAGCCCCGACCGGAACGTGCCGCTGCTGGTGGCCGCGGGCGAGCTGGACCTTGGCATGGGTTCGAGCTTCACCACGCTCAACATGGCGGCGCGCGGCATTCCCGCGCGCACCATTGCCGCCTTCCTGCAGAAGGATCCGCAGACGCTGGTCGCGCATGCGGACCAAGGCGTGAAGACGCTGGCCGACCTGAAGGGCCGGCCGATCATGGTCGCCAAGTTCTCGCAGGCGGAGTTCTGGGCTTTCCTCAAGCAGAAGCACGGTTTCAGCGACAGCCAGCTGCGCCCCTACGCGTATTCACCGGCGCCCTTCCTGGCCGATGCCAAGGCGGTTCAGCAGGGCTACATCACGGAAGACGCCCAGCTGCTTGGCAAGGCGCTGCCGAAGCCGCCGGTCTCGATCCTGCTGGCCGATTACGGCTACGAGAACTACGCATCGACGATCTTCGCGATGGACCGCTACATTGCCGCCAACGAAAAGGCGGTTGCCGCATTCGTCGAGGCGACCCGGGCCGGGTGGCAGCAATGCATCGATGGCGACTACGCACCCGCGCTGAACGCCGTGGTTGCCGCGGACCCGAAGCACGACGTCGCGCTCTTCCACTTCAAGATGAAGCAGATGAAGGAGCTGGCCATGGTGAAGCATGGCGATGCGCTGCAGGCCGGTGCCGGCGCCATGTCGGACGCACGCTGGAAGCGCTTCTTCGACACCATGTCGGCGGCCGGCATCTACCCTGCGACGCTGGACTACAAGGCCGCCTACACGCTTCGGTTCAGCAGCGCCAAGGCGGCCTGGCAATGACGCAGCAAGCCAGCCACGGCACCGCGTCGGTGCCGCTGATCGACATGGCGCCGTTCATGAGCGGGGATGCCGCCGCGCGGCTCGACATCGCCCGGCAGTTTGGCAGGGCCTTCGAGGAGACCGGCTTTGCGGCCATCGTCAACCATGGCGTCTCCGCGCGCCTGGCGGACGATGTCTACGCGCAGGCCAAGGCATTCTTCGCCTTGCCGCTCGACCACAAGTCGCAACTGATGCCCCCCGAGAAGGTCAAGGGCCGCGGCTACCTGCCGATGGGCATCGAGAGCGTGGCGGCCACCCTGCATGGCGAGACGCCGCCGGACCTTTGCGAGGCGCTCGTCTTCGCGTCGCTGCAGCGCGAACGCGATGGCCGGGGCCAGCGCAATCTGTGGCCCAGCGAGCCGCCGGGGTTCGACCAGAACATCAATGCCTGGTTCGACGCCATCCATGGCCTGTGCGGCCGGCTCATGCGCATGTCGGCGCTGGCGCTCGACCTGCCCGAAGACTGGTTCGATGCCTGCTTTGGCGAGCCCTCGCTCACGCTGCGCTTCGTCAATTATCCGGACCAGCCGGTCGAGCCGCGGCCGGGCCAGCTGCGCTACGGCGCGCACCACGACTACGGCGGCCTCACCATCCTGCGCCAGGACAATGCGCCGGGCGGGCTGGAGGTCTGCGATCTTCAGGGCCGCTGGCACGACGTGCCGGTGATTGCGGACAGCTTCGTGATCAACGTCGGCGACCTCATGCAGCGCTGGACCAACGGCCGGTGGCGGTCGACACTGCACCGCGTCAGCAACCCGCCGCGCGACCTGACCGGCTCCACGCAGCGCCTGTCGATGGTGGCGTTCACCGGTCCTGAAGAAAGCACGAGCGTCGAATGCCTGCCCTCCTGTTGCGATGCCGCCCATCCGGCCCGCTTCGAGCCGGTGATTGCGGGGGAGTACATCCACGGCAAGCTGCGCTCGTCGATGGAATTGACGGCCCCGGCATCATCGCGCTGACTGCCGCCGCGAACCCCGTTTGTGGCGGCAGCAGCAACAGCAGCCTGCTACTCGGCGGTGATCCCCGCCTTGCGCACCACCTCGCCAAACTTCACGAGGCGCTCGGACATCATCTTCTCGAAGGCGGCGGGCGTCATTTCCTCGGGCGCGATCACGCCGCGGTCCTTGAGGCTGGCCTGCATGGCCGGCGACGTGGCCACCTGGCGCACGGCCTTGTACAGCGTCTGCACGATGGCGTCCGGCGTGCCGCCCGGGGCGGCGAGGCCGGTCCACGAGGTGAGGTTGAGCTGCGGGTAGCCCACTTCGGCCATGGTGGGCACGTCGGGCAGTTGCGGCAGGCGCTGGTCGGCCGCCACCGCCAGGGCGCGCACCTTGCCGGCCTGGATGTGCGGCAGCATGATGACCAGGTTGTCGAGGATGAACTGCACCTCGTTGGACAGCACCGCCGTGATCAGCGGCGAGCCGCCGCGGTAGGGAATGTGCGTGGTGAACACGCCCGTGGCAGCCTTGAGCATCTCCACGTTGAGCTGGCCCATGCTGCCCACGCCGCCGCTGCCGTAGTTGAGCTTGCCGGGGTTCTTCTTCGCGTAGTCGATGAACTCCTTGAAGGTCTTGATGGGCAGGCTCGAATGCACCACCAGCGCGTTGGGCTGGCGGCCCAGGATGGCGATGTTCTCGAAGTCCTTGACGGGGTCGTAGCCCACCTTGGGCTGCGTGAGCGGGTTGGCCAGGTGGCTGCTCTGCGACGACACCACCAGCGTGTAGCCGTCGGGCTTGCCGCGCGCCACCATCTGCGACGCCACCGAGCCGCCCGCGCCGGCGCGGTTCTCCACCACGATGGGCACGCCCAGCGCGCTAGACAGCGGCTCCGAATACTGGCGCGCCATGATGTCCACCGACCCGCCGGGAGGGAACGGCACCACGAGCGTGATGGGTCGCGAGGGGTACTTGTCGTCGGCGTGCGCCGCCAGCGGAGCCAGGCCCGCAAGGCCAAGCCCCAGGCCGGCGTTGAGGATGTGGCGGCGGGTGGGTTGTGTGGAATGCATGAATCGGCTCTCGAAAATCAGGGGTGGTCCAGGATGGCCAGCGCCACGGCCTGGGCGCGTGGCACGAAGGTGGCGAGCTCGCAGTACTCGCGCTCGGTGTGCGCGTGCCCGCCCACGGGACCGGTACCGCACAGCGTGGGCGCGCCCACCGAGGCGGTCAGGCCGCTGTCGGCCGCGCCGCCGGTGAACTCGCCCTGCACCTCGAAGCCCAGCGCCCTGGCGCCGCGCTGGTAGAGCGCCAGCAGATCGTCGGGCGTGGGCTTCATGGGCATGGTGCGGCGCGATTCGGTCACGCGCCCCTTGGTGCGCGGCACGGACTCTTCCTCGACGATGGCGCGCACCTTCGCGAGCAGCTCGTCCGGATCGGTTTCCGAGGTGAAGCGCATGTCCAGCTCGGCCTTGGCATGCGGCGCCACCATGTTGGGCACGATGCCGCCATGCACCACGCCCACGTTGGCGGTGACGCCCGTGGCCGGGTCGGTCAGCGCATGCAGCGCGAGGATCTTGCGGGCCAGCGCCTCGATGGCGCTGGCGCCGGCCGCGTGATTGATGCCCGCATGGGCGGCGACGCCCTCGACCTCGAACTCCACCACCATCGAGCCCTTGCGGCTGGTGACGAGGTTGCCGCTGACGCGGCCCGGTTCGGCGTTGAGCACCGCCCGCGCGCCGCGCGCCGTGGCCATGATGCGGTCGCGCGTGGCGGCCGAGCCGATCTCTTCGTCGCACGAGAAGAAGAGCTGCAGCGGCGCCTTCAGCCCGCCGCAGCGCGCGAAGGCCTCGGCCACGAACACATTCATCACCAGGCCCGACTTCATGTCGGCCACGCCCGGACCGTAGGCGCGCCCCTCTTCCACGCGGAAGGGCCGGCGCGCCGCGGTGCCAGCCGGGTACACGGTGTCCATGTGCCCCATGAGCAGGATGGGCGCGCCCTCGGCGGGCCCGGGCACCTGCGCATGCAGCAGCACGCCATAGCCGGGCACGGGCTCGAACTGCACGGCCACGCCGGCCGCCTCCAGCCGCTCGCGCAGTGCCGTGGCGACGGCCGTCACGCCCGCTTCGTTGCGGCTGCCGCTGTCAATGTCGACCACTTTCTGCAACAGATCTTGCATCGCCTGCCCCTGGCCGGCCAGCCAGTCCAGGATGCGAGCCCGCAGCTGCGGGCGGCTCTCTTCAAGGGTATCCTGCATCTTCGTCCTTCGATGAACCCCGCGGCGGCGGGGCGAATTTTGGGCCGCAGTGTTGCACGCGTTGTCCGTGTTTGCAATGCTTTTTTCATAAAAGAGACATCAATGAAATTATCATTGCAAGAATCGACCGGCTTGCTCACCGAGCGCCTGGCCCGCCAGGGCGGCGAGCTGACGGCCAGTGAACGCGCCCTGGCCGAGGCCCTGGGGCGCGACTATCCGCATGCGCTGCTGGAATCCGCCACCGCCCTGGCCGCGCACAACGGCACCAGCGCCTCCACCGTGGTGCGGCTGTTCGCCAAGCTGGGCTATGCGAGCTATGCCGAGGCGCAGCGCGAAGCGCGGGCCGAAGTCACCGCCCTGCTGCAGACCGCGGGGCAGCGCGCCCCCGTGACCATCGGCACCCAGCGCAGCCTGCAGCAGTGCGTGGACGACGCCCTGCTGCACGACCAGCACAACATCACCGCCACGCGCGACGGCCTGGACATGGCGGCGTTCGAGGCCATGGCCACGCGCATTGCCAAAGGCAAGGGGCGCCTCTTCGTGCTGGCGCAGATCAACAGCGCGCCCGTGGCCGCCTGGCTGGCCCTGCACCTCAACATGTGCCGCCCCGGCGTGCACGAGCTGGGCGCGGGCGCGGTGGCCGCCACCGACCAGCTGCTGTGGATCCAGCCCGAAGACGCCCTGCTGGCCTTCAGCATCCGCCGCTACGCCAGCGGGCCGGTGAAGGTGGCGCAGCGCTTTCGCGAAGCCGGCGCGCAGGTGCTGGCCATCACCGACAGCGCCGCCGCGCCGCTGGCCGCGCTGGCGCACCACCGGGTGCAGGTGCGCACGTCCAACGCATCGCCGTTCGACTCCTACACCGCGGCGTTTTTTGTCTGCAATGCGCTGGTGTCGGCGGTTGCGCAGCTGCGGCACGAGGCCGTGCCACAGGTGCTGGCGCGGCGCGATCAGTTGTGGAAGGACGTGGAGGCGTCGCAGCTCATCGTGGATGAGGCGCCTGTGCGTTCAGGGCCTGCGCGGCGCAAGGCGGGCAAAGGATAGGCGCTTCGGCTCGTCGGCGATGCGTTCGATCGTTTCGCCGTCAAAGATGCGCTGGGCCATCGCGCGCTCACGCACAGTAAGGCCTGTCATTCGGCTGCCCATGGAGGTAGCTGCTCCAGCAAAAACTCGTACAGGCACTTGGCCGCTCGTGGCAGTTCGCGGTTCGCCCGCTCCAGCCACATTTCCGAAGATGGCAGCTTCGGGAAGCCGTCCTCCGGCGTCAGGATTCGCATATCAGCAACCGGGCTGATCGTCGCCTCCTGAAAGACTCCGACCGCCAACCCCGCCACCACGGAGGCCTTCAGCACCTCAACACTGGAACTCTCCTGCACCACTACCCAGCGCTCGCCGGAAGCCGTCAGCGCCTCTTCCGCCCACCGCCTGAGGAGCGAGCCTTGCGGAAGCAGCGCAAGAGGAACCGGCCGCTTGTGCTGAGGAGACGATTTCTTCGAAACGGCCCAGACAACCGGATCTTTACGGAGAAGGACGCCATTGCCTTCTCCTCCTTGGAAAGCATTGATCGTGAGATCGAACGCCGGTCCGAGCTTTCTTTGCATCTCCTCTGCCACACCCACCTGCAAGTCGATGTGAATGGCAGGATAGAGATCCGAGAATTCAGCAAGTAGCGAAGGCAGCACTGTGGTTGCGTAGAGGTTCGTCGCGCCCATGCGAACCGAACCGCTCACGACGCCAGGCCGCAACTTGTCCATCGTCTCGTTGTTCAGGGCCAAAAGCCGGCGGGCGTAGTCGAGCAACACCCGGCCCTGTTCCGTCAATTTCAGCTGCCTCGTGGGCTTCTCGAACAGATCGATCCCGGTGCAATCCTCGAGCCGCGCGATCTGCTGGCTGATCGCAGCTTGCGTGCGGTGCAGGTATTGCGCCGCAGCCGTGTAGCCGTTGCATTCGACGACCGCGACAAAAGCGCGCAGCAATTCGGGCGACAGCAGGCGGCCTCGGAGCATGCCCTTGCGATCCGCGGGATCTTCGTGTTCCTTGGAGCGCAGTGCCGATTGCGGTTGGGCATCTGGTTTCATTGCTTTCTCCCTGCGGCTGAACTTACGAAATCAGTCTACGCGAAGGCGAATGACCGGCAGCCGCTTCGCGCTGTGAACTGGCGATTGGCCGAGGGGCGAGAACGTTACTGCAATTGAATGCCCTTGGTCTGGATGATGCGTGTCATGAGGGCTGTTTCCTTCTCCACTCTCATCCGCATTCCCTCTGCCGAACTGCCCACAGGCGACCAGCCTCGCTCGAGAAGCAGCTGCCGCACCTCAGGCGACTTCATCACGCGTCCAATCTCCGTGCCGATGCGTGCCCTCAATGCCGGTGAAAGACTGGCCGGACCGACCAATCCCACCCAGACCTCGAGATGGAAGCCCTGTAAGCCCATATCACTGAACGAAGCGACTTCAGGTGCGAGCGGGCTGCGGTCTCCGGTCAGTCCAATTGCCTTGAGTTTTCCGGATCTGACGTGCGGCAAGGCGACGCCAGGTGGAATCAGTGCCAATTGCACTTGGTTCCCGAGCAGGGCAGCGATGATCTGCGGGTTGCCCTGATAAGGAATGTGCTCGGCCCGAAAGCCAGGAAGTTGACTCTTGAGAAGCTCCATGCCGAGTTGGCCCAGCGACCCCATGCCAACCGAACCGTAGCTCCATCGGTCGCCCGAAGACCTGGCGGCGTCGAAAAACTCGCTGCCCGAGGGCACCTCGGGAATCGCCACCAGAATCAAGGGGGCCGTTGCAAGAAGCGACAGATGGGCAAAGTCTTTCGCGGG
This genomic window from Variovorax paradoxus contains:
- a CDS encoding FMN-dependent NADH-azoreductase, which codes for MKELLYIETSPRTTRSASIEVAGAFIDEVKRVHPACHVTTLNPWTMALPELSQDMLDAKYAGINGVPLTAAQQTAWDEVRRIAAPFHAADHIVLAMPLWNFGIPYKLKHLIDVVSHKDVLFRFDASGLSGMLQTRCATVVCARGLDYPLGKDGSAHALDFQLPYIETWLRFIGVREVRSVVVEKTLMGPDVDAGARAEARRRAVELAEGL
- a CDS encoding LysR family transcriptional regulator; protein product: MLDSQQLRAFVSVADHGSVTRAAEAMHLTQSAVSAQIRRLEEQLGCRVFDRTTRSLQLTAQGSVLLSYARSILNLQQQAVSRLAAPRHAPATLRLGCSEGFSSEWLFAALAGFRQRRPDVHVEITCGISTVLARQVRQRSLDLMVGTVCDAGSDTETLWMEPLVWAFSERALLDPDAPAPLAFLSEPCPFREAALASLAGHGTTNWQIVLTAQSSGALAAAAAAGLAITVLTPSGMPPLLRSIAPGSFLPPLPPARFVIQQAEGSTAPEPLAALVDEVREACFRWRGAHALPPRP
- a CDS encoding ABC transporter substrate-binding protein, with translation MKFFNTGRSTLLRRWTFPLSLIAAIAAPAHGADKLRFGLNWYPQAEHCGWFQAQAAGLYKKAGLEVELIGGSPDRNVPLLVAAGELDLGMGSSFTTLNMAARGIPARTIAAFLQKDPQTLVAHADQGVKTLADLKGRPIMVAKFSQAEFWAFLKQKHGFSDSQLRPYAYSPAPFLADAKAVQQGYITEDAQLLGKALPKPPVSILLADYGYENYASTIFAMDRYIAANEKAVAAFVEATRAGWQQCIDGDYAPALNAVVAADPKHDVALFHFKMKQMKELAMVKHGDALQAGAGAMSDARWKRFFDTMSAAGIYPATLDYKAAYTLRFSSAKAAWQ
- a CDS encoding isopenicillin N synthase family dioxygenase; translation: MTQQASHGTASVPLIDMAPFMSGDAAARLDIARQFGRAFEETGFAAIVNHGVSARLADDVYAQAKAFFALPLDHKSQLMPPEKVKGRGYLPMGIESVAATLHGETPPDLCEALVFASLQRERDGRGQRNLWPSEPPGFDQNINAWFDAIHGLCGRLMRMSALALDLPEDWFDACFGEPSLTLRFVNYPDQPVEPRPGQLRYGAHHDYGGLTILRQDNAPGGLEVCDLQGRWHDVPVIADSFVINVGDLMQRWTNGRWRSTLHRVSNPPRDLTGSTQRLSMVAFTGPEESTSVECLPSCCDAAHPARFEPVIAGEYIHGKLRSSMELTAPASSR
- a CDS encoding Bug family tripartite tricarboxylate transporter substrate binding protein, yielding MHSTQPTRRHILNAGLGLGLAGLAPLAAHADDKYPSRPITLVVPFPPGGSVDIMARQYSEPLSSALGVPIVVENRAGAGGSVASQMVARGKPDGYTLVVSSQSSHLANPLTQPKVGYDPVKDFENIAILGRQPNALVVHSSLPIKTFKEFIDYAKKNPGKLNYGSGGVGSMGQLNVEMLKAATGVFTTHIPYRGGSPLITAVLSNEVQFILDNLVIMLPHIQAGKVRALAVAADQRLPQLPDVPTMAEVGYPQLNLTSWTGLAAPGGTPDAIVQTLYKAVRQVATSPAMQASLKDRGVIAPEEMTPAAFEKMMSERLVKFGEVVRKAGITAE
- a CDS encoding M20 family metallopeptidase gives rise to the protein MQDTLEESRPQLRARILDWLAGQGQAMQDLLQKVVDIDSGSRNEAGVTAVATALRERLEAAGVAVQFEPVPGYGVLLHAQVPGPAEGAPILLMGHMDTVYPAGTAARRPFRVEEGRAYGPGVADMKSGLVMNVFVAEAFARCGGLKAPLQLFFSCDEEIGSAATRDRIMATARGARAVLNAEPGRVSGNLVTSRKGSMVVEFEVEGVAAHAGINHAAGASAIEALARKILALHALTDPATGVTANVGVVHGGIVPNMVAPHAKAELDMRFTSETDPDELLAKVRAIVEEESVPRTKGRVTESRRTMPMKPTPDDLLALYQRGARALGFEVQGEFTGGAADSGLTASVGAPTLCGTGPVGGHAHTEREYCELATFVPRAQAVALAILDHP
- a CDS encoding MurR/RpiR family transcriptional regulator, which produces MKLSLQESTGLLTERLARQGGELTASERALAEALGRDYPHALLESATALAAHNGTSASTVVRLFAKLGYASYAEAQREARAEVTALLQTAGQRAPVTIGTQRSLQQCVDDALLHDQHNITATRDGLDMAAFEAMATRIAKGKGRLFVLAQINSAPVAAWLALHLNMCRPGVHELGAGAVAATDQLLWIQPEDALLAFSIRRYASGPVKVAQRFREAGAQVLAITDSAAAPLAALAHHRVQVRTSNASPFDSYTAAFFVCNALVSAVAQLRHEAVPQVLARRDQLWKDVEASQLIVDEAPVRSGPARRKAGKG
- a CDS encoding LysR substrate-binding domain-containing protein produces the protein MKPDAQPQSALRSKEHEDPADRKGMLRGRLLSPELLRAFVAVVECNGYTAAAQYLHRTQAAISQQIARLEDCTGIDLFEKPTRQLKLTEQGRVLLDYARRLLALNNETMDKLRPGVVSGSVRMGATNLYATTVLPSLLAEFSDLYPAIHIDLQVGVAEEMQRKLGPAFDLTINAFQGGEGNGVLLRKDPVVWAVSKKSSPQHKRPVPLALLPQGSLLRRWAEEALTASGERWVVVQESSSVEVLKASVVAGLAVGVFQEATISPVADMRILTPEDGFPKLPSSEMWLERANRELPRAAKCLYEFLLEQLPPWAAE
- a CDS encoding Bug family tripartite tricarboxylate transporter substrate binding protein produces the protein MDNLRRAFVISACSVLASGTVDAQQKPPAWPTRPVRLLVGFPGGSSPDIAARSIAEPLSRLLGQAVVVDNKPGASGNIAVDMVAKATDEHTLGVVINGNLTSSKMLNPTLSFDPAKDFAHLSLLATAPLILVAIPEVPSGSEFFDAARSSGDRWSYGSVGMGSLGQLGMELLKSQLPGFRAEHIPYQGNPQIIAALLGNQVQLALIPPGVALPHVRSGKLKAIGLTGDRSPLAPEVASFSDMGLQGFHLEVWVGLVGPASLSPALRARIGTEIGRVMKSPEVRQLLLERGWSPVGSSAEGMRMRVEKETALMTRIIQTKGIQLQ